TATGAGAAAGTATTTCATAACATTTGATTGGTATATATGTTCAtatcttttttatttctatttctttCTTCCCGTTATTTCTATTTATAAAATCTTCATGTGACACCAGATTAAATTTTTGGGTTAAGCGtcatattggtccctgtctttgtgtcgccatATGAACcaggtccctccccggaaaatttattgaTCTGGGTCCTCGTTTCTGAAATGTTTTTGGGAcagatcctcgccggagggaaGAGCTCCTGCGAGTGCATGTGTGGCATGCTGACTAGCTTTAATGAAGTGaggtggaattaaaaaataaataaaaattcaaaaataattacACCTCAGGTTTTTAAACATAATTAACATAATCCTAATtaaaccctaacttgattaacCAAAACTAATTTCCCCCCAAACTTAACCCAATTCACCTCACTTAACCCAAATTCCCAATTCCCAAATCAATCTGAAGATTTagggttcttcttctccttttatCCTCTCTCTGTTCTTCAtcgttcctcttcttcctctagtgattcttcttcctctggtcgTTCTTCCTCCTCTGGTTGTTCTTCTTCTCGTTTTGGTTCGACATTTTCACTGCAGGTCATAGCATGGATGGTTCTGATTTGAATGGTTCTACTGCTTCGTCCTCTCGTTCCAGGCAAAGGTCATGGTCTGCAGGTTCAAGGGAAAAATGTGAATGTGGTCTTCCTCTCATCCTTTACACTGCTGGTACTCGAATCAACCCAAGTAGGAGATTTCTAAGATGCAGAAATTGGCATGTAAGTTTGGTACTCGAATGAACCCAGATTTTTGAGATTTTTatattgaaattcaatttttattcactttcctaACACCTAGCTTGGTTGCTGCAGTTACCAGACACATGTGATTTCTTTTTTTGGATTGATGATCCTGTTGAAGAAAGACAGCCCAGGCATGTAGAGGCTGATTCTGACAATTTTGAGAGTGGCAATTTATCCAACTCTGTGGTCCCTGAACCtgatttgaagaagaagatgaagaagttgaagaagaagcttgaaTGTGATACATTTCAGAAGAATGTTGCACGTTTGATTGCTCTGATTTCTTGGATAGTCTCAGTTCTGGTGTTTATGTATTACAAGAGTTTTAAGGGTTGAATTTTTTCAAGGGTTTAAATTGTATTCTGTTTTGGGTAGTTGTTTTGTGTTAGGGAATTGTTCAAATTGTTTGTGTTAGTGTTTGGAAGGTTGTTTGTATTTCTGGCCTTGAATTGAATTAGTGGCTTTGCTTTGAATCTTGGGTTGGTGTAGCATGAATTGAAGTTAATGAATTGCAAGAATAGTTGTTGTGTTTCATTCCTGCTTCCCTTACCATACACATTTaacatgaaagaaaaaatagcatAAGGACTTAAACATGAACTGAAACATCAGTATGAACTTAAACCATGAAGTTAAACTTCAACATCAATACATAAGGATGACTTAAACATCAACTTGTTGTTTGGACCATAGTAAGACAGCATACTGGACCATAGTAAGACAGCATACAAAACAACATAAAAGCACTTATAATAACAAAAGCAAGTGGGCATAGTACTGTGGTCCACAAATCCCCACTCCCTAAATATTACAAAAAATTAACCCTAGTGGCCATGTAGTCATTTggtgcttttgaaaaaaaaagattctCATCTGATGATTAGTCAACTTGAACCTCCAAGGGTGTTGTCAAGCACAACACTACACTGTGTTGGGATATGCTCTCCAGCTTGCTCCTATATTATCTCCATGTTATGTCCTGCATTTGCCACATGAACTGGATCTGAGCTGCCAGCTTGAGGATTTTCAACAACAGAACATGAAGTGCTTGCACCTCCATTCTCATCAATCAGTGCAGTTATGTATTTTCTTTTAATGCAGGTATCATCAACAGATCTGGGAATTTCAGGTACCTTTTCTTTCTGAAAGATATGtaagagaaaattaaataacagaTTTGGGAATTGCAGTCTTAAACTTCATGGTTCTCATAGGTGAAAGAAATACCTGTTTTCCAGTATTCTGAGGGACATGAACACTAGCAGTAGTTGGTTCCCTTATAACAACACCAGGAAGAGAAGTTTCATTTTGGGTTTCCTTGGGGTATTTCTTACAACTTGTCCTATAGTGACCATATTGTTTGCACAAACTGCATTTCCTAATCCATTTTTTCTGTTTCAATAAACAAGATGCAACATATTAAAAGCTGCAACTACAACATTTTAATCTAACAATATGTAATAGGGTTTAGTGTTAATACCTTTGCTTTATTCTGTCCAGATGTTGGTTGCTCTATTCCATCAACAACTTGAGAATCCAGGACTTCATCAACTGGAGTAGTAGTTGCTGCAGTGACCTGTTGTGTATCAGCCTCCATATATTGATCCAGTGCTGCATCAAATTGTGCATCAATCTCAGCTTCATTTATGTCTTCTTCAACTGGGTTCTTGCAGCCTTTCCTATTGTGTCCATACTGGTTGCACCTGCTACACCTCACAAAAGCACATCCTCTCTTCAATTTGTTTGGATTAGGGTCATCATATGGGTCCCTCCTTCTTAATTTTTTGGGCCTCCTGCACCTCTTTTAAACAGTGGTGACAGAATGCACTCAGGGTCATTTGGTATCACAACCCATTGGTTAGGGCCAGGTATGGCAGTTATTTCATGTTCATAAGTAGCCCTGAAAGCACCCCTCTTGTAACAGTCATCAACATAGCTCTTTGGATCATAACCCTTGAAGTTAATTCCACATACTGCATGCCTGCAAGGAAAGCCATTGATCTCCCAGAACCTGCAACAGCATGTCCTATCCCTCAAGCTTACAACATGTCTCTCCAAAGTAAAAACATGGCGAACTTCAAACTTCATTTCTCCCACTTGCCTAGGAATCCAATTCTTGCTCTTTCCCACCTTAAATGAAATTCTTTTGAGTGGCTTGGGCATAATCTGACCAGTCCACTTGTTCATCTTCTCCATTTGTTTTGGAAACCTCCCCATTACATATGTCCTAATCCACTCCATGACGatcgcactgtcgcgggtgtgtgtcaaagtattctgctttgaatgcagtacaaggtgttgaacaccaggatcgatctcacaagaACTTGGTGatgtattaattgatattagagtaaaacaaaataattaaaaatgggGTTTGGTTGAATTGATTGAAAATTAAGCAAACAtaaattaaaagagatttaaatCAAATAAgagaaagtgttagtcatcggattataacattcaagtggaacaaaccttcattggttacaaaagattaattcttccttatcaattccctaattcgtgagaactaattaactaagcgaaaattaattcacagtttcctaaactaagcgatcaagaaacagttacgaactaacataaactaagcgaacatgcatcaactcttattcaTAAAACtccggaattaagcaaaccctagatcagaaatagatgtaagatcaagttttgatctagtagtacaactctatgttttgatgattacatgttaactattgtgtatgaacaattatggtactctaacgttgttttctgagtgtttttatgacaggctctgactctgatctaattacacataattcagaagcactttgctcaaagagtaacctctgcaacgctttcgcactcactatgttcaatctaaACAGTAGactaagcttcagaagatctgaagatagtaaagctctgatatggattcagctcacttgaagctctgaaggatcagaagctctgaaggtccgaaagctctgaaggtccagaagctgagtagtgaagattctgaagtccaagagtaagctggctctgaagaccaagtacttctcctctgagtccagaagcagaaggaacaaaagtcagaggatccaagtttccctctgactctgatcaccaagcttcacaagttccaacatgaagcgtcgctctgatcagaagtaaactaggataaaggtcatgtcgctatccaaagtacaaaatcaattgtaccattcctgacgaccttacctaacttattcagccacagcagaacctgaaAAACCAGAtcttccctccaacggtagcattccatgcaaacttccaaaccttattccttggagtatatgaagaggctgaagatgaaagatgcttttttagaagaaactttgttcaagctcacgcgatattcaaatatttctcttaagcaatctttcttcatattgTACTAATTgcgtttaccattagctttctgataagcatttctttgtaaactcaaactttcaaacagttgtttgtttttccttaaggagaccaagattggtcggatccttgagaagactaagagagtgaatcttagtgatagctaagtcagtgtattgttagtcactttgcaggttgcaagtgcagttgtaacaaactctgattagtggattgccttcattctaagaaagaagaaatcaccttaacgggtggattggattagcttgagggatttatcaagtgaaccaggataaaatcattgtgtgctttcctcaactcttatcttagcacttttatctttggtgtttgaagagatttgttaaaatctcaagtgagaaaggttttagattgaaaacgctattcaaacccccccctttctatcgtttttcataccttcaatagaGATGAAGATAATTAATAAGAACAAATTCGCATTAAGaatagaacctcaagtttgcaaacacaagaatattaaaaatcctaagactaactatggagtttagtaactcataatagaaaagagagagagagagaaaggaggaggaggaggaggttatGGTGAGATGAGGTGAGGTGGTGTGGTGAAGAGGTGGTGAGGTGGtgtgtctaacaaaagcctaaacctcacttatttatactaataaataaacttgtcctccaagtaacaatccttgttatctaaatcttttctaaatcttcacaaaatcgggcccacataaaggagtaagctgttgaaaaatcaggcattcgcgggtcccacaataagtctgaatcttcaatcgaGGTAAACaagagagttgtagctctttaagtcagctttgCGGGCCTTCAATcagatcctaattcggagttctgtagcccaagatatgatcattttagtgcagactgttccagactcgcaggattagcgacagcaacttttcAAGGAAATTATGATCATGTTAGAAGCTTTTTCTCGAATTGGGATGAACAtcaaagttgtagggcttcgagttagctttccaaagacatattattcatcatatttagatatttttaactccagattcaacctgttctagcaaaacagtcacagaaactaaaagtgtagaattaagctcttttccatgaataatccaaataaacactaatggtcaaaacatggctaagtcataacaattaagcacaagaatgtacataatgaagcttagaaagacaaacATAAAGTGAATCAATTATACGCTTATCACTCCATCATGGTGAGAATAGGTTTGTCTCTGGCCAAAATAATTGCTGCATTGAATGACTCCGAGAGATTTTTCATTATGACATCACACCTTGGATAAATGCTAAATGCATGCCTGCACCAGGAAGATGTTGGTTTCTCCATCAACCATTCATAAGCAAGCATATTCTTCTCCTTAATGAGCTGTATTTTCTCCCTCTATGCTTCTTCATATGTAGCTTTTGCTGCTGCCATCATTAAGTCCCTTAAAAGAACTCCACCACCAAACTTGGTCTTTAAATTTGCATACAGATGCCTCACACACAGCCTGTGATTAGAACCTTGCAGCAACTCTTCTTTGAAGACTTCCATCAAACCCTGCCATGATGACATAACACAAGACAGTCAATTAGATTATCACCATTAAAGCTATGTTTTAATTGTAAGAGAAAGAACATGAGAATATATACATTTACCTTTTGTTGGTCTGAGATAAAGACCCATCTTCTTGACCTTGTAGGGTCAATGTCGCCCATCAACAACTCCATAAACCACCTCCAACTGTCCTTGTTTTCAGATTCAACCACATCAAATGCAAGAGGGAAGTATTCCTCATTTGCATCACGAGCCATAGTTGACAAAAGGATCCCTCCGTGTTTAGTTTTCAGATGGCATCCAACCAAGCCAATGAATGGCCTACATCCCCTTAGAAACCCTCTCTTACACCCTTCCAAGCACATATAAAATCTACTAAACCTAGGATGCAAGCTATATCTTGGTGTTACAAAGTTCATCTTGCATGTGTTACCTGCATCCCTTCTTCTTAACTCATTGTTGAATCTCCATAGCAAAGTATATTGCATCTCAGTAGCTCCATCAACCTCCTCAGTTGCCAACTGCTTACCTTTCCAAGCTCTGTATGTAGTAATTCCAGTCCCAAGATTTACCCTAAAGTCATCAACAATCTCATTTGTGCTAATTTTGTTTACAGTCCTAATTTTGTTCAACAATTTTTTCTTCACCCATCTAACACTGGCAGACTTATTATCAAAAACCCTAGCACATGTGTGCTCTCCCTTAAGAGTTTTGATTCTATAAGTCTGTTTGTTTCCAACCTGGCTGCATAACATAAAAAATGGACAGTCCTCACTCCTGCATCCCACCCTACATCTCTTACTGTCATTCTTCAGGAATTTAAATTCTCTGTTATTGTTCACAGAATAGTCAGTGAGGGCATCTTTGAATTGTGTAAGTGATATGAAGTCCATACCCAATCTGAATTTGAAATCCGGGCCCATGTCATCCTTTCTGAATCTTTCAAACCTTCTCCTAGGAATGTCTTCATGATCACTATCAGTGGGGACACTCTCAAGGTCCTCACTCACATAGCCTCCATCTAAATCTGAAACATTTTTCCCATCACCAATATCCACATTACCACCAGTTTGTTGAAGCATTTGGGCAATGTGCTCATTTAGTAGGGTCTCAGCCTCAGCAAATCCTAGGTTTGTAACCTCCCCATTTTCTAAATCCCTTTCTTCATCACCGTCATAGAGCCTATCAACTTCTACAGAAACATCAGAGTCATCATTTCGGTCTTCCTGGTTACCATCAGCAGCCAATTCACCATTCACCCCATCTACTACTTCAGAAACAACAATTTCAGGCACCACACCATCAGGGGTAACAACTTCATGCACCAAAACATCAGGAGTAACAACTTCATGCACCACAACATCAGGAGTAACAACTTCAGGCACCACAACAGATTCAGGGAGAATAGTTGGCTCAGGGAGAACAGATTCAGTAGTTTCAGGGAGATCAGCTTCCAACCaatcatcttctttttccagcaTTTCAAATTCATTATCAAATTGGTCATCATCAGATAAAACTACAACTTCAGGAGGGCCTGAGTTTTTGCATGTCTCACCATTGCTTGCAACCGATGTGACTTTCTCACCTTCAGTTTTTCTAGTTTAACTTTCTTCATAGCAtctatcttctttttctttactgTAGTAGGTAGAGTGGGAGGGTCTTCAAATAAGGACTTTGGTGCATGCATAGGGGGGAGGTCTGAGGATAGATTGTCCACAAATATGTAAACTTCACCCCAATCATTTCCAGCTGCATACTTAGCCAACTCCACAACATCCATATCTGTTTTGTAATTCCTGAAAACATGTCTGGCAGCATCCTCAACAGTAAACCACAGTAAATCAAACTCCTTGTAGCCAAGTCCTTTGACAATTTCCATGGTCTTAGAGAACGACCAATTAGCCTCGTCAAGATCATGGAACTTAGGTTTGCCACCACCAAAGTAATGCCAGTAAGGAGCACTTCCAAACCAACCACCATGTCGCACAATCAAAGTAAACACCATCCTGCGAAATACCAAATTTATCAACCACATAAACCAAAAATGAAGCATGCTAATATAGAAACCATGAAACCCAAATTTAGCAACCACATAACCTTGCAAATATAGCAACCACGATACCCAAAACCCAAAccgaaactcaaacccaaaactcaaacccaaacccaaactcaaaaccaaAACCCCAAACATCTATCGAAGAACAAGGACAGAacaagaacaaaacaaaaagagaTTGAAGAGTAGAGGAATAACGAAACTTACTTCGAACAAGCACCAGCAGTAGACGCTTCAACGAGTGGCGACAACGACCGGCGAAGACAACCGGCGAACACGGCCAGCGACGGAGAAGTCGATGAAGAAcgtcagaggaagaaggaaaattAGGGTTCTTTTGTGTAAATCTTCAGATTGATTTTGGAATTGGGAATTTGGGTTAAGTGAGGTGAATTTGGTTAAGTTTAGGGGGGGGGAGAATTAGTTTTGgttaatcaagttagggtttaATTAAGATTATGTTAATTATGTTTAAAAACCTGAggttatttttgaatttttatttattttttaattccacctCACTTCATTAAAGTTAGTCAGTATGCCACACATGCACtcaccggagctccgccctccggcgaggatctgCCCCAAAAACATTTCAGAAACGAGGACCCAGATCAATAAATTTTCCGAGAAGGAACCTAGTTCAGACAGCGACACAAAGACAATGACCACTATAACGCTTAACACTAAATTTTTCATGTCAAATCATGTAAAATGTATTAAAACAAATGTTGGGCCCGTGCGTTGCACTACAAATGCTAGTCTGGATATTATATAGAAAGCTTAGTCAATACATTTGTGGTGCAATGCACAGGTGCAGCATTAGTTTAAATACGTTTGACGTGATTTGACAGTTGTCTATGTCAATTCATCCTCCCTTCACCTTAAAGTGCGCTCTTTTGTCGGTTTGAAGTTGGCATCTACATGTGGATTaatcattatatatattttatttggcCTTATTTGGTGGTCTCATTCAATGATTCTAAGTACCGCTAAGATTAAGAATCTAGACTTCTCGTGTTTGTCAGTCTTTTATTATGCACTTGCCCTCTTTTGAAAAaatttagtcatttatatggACTCTGGATTTAAGAAGGATGGGCAATTCTTGAAGTCTTTGAAATTTAgtatagtatatatatatatatatatatatatatatatatatatacacacaaatGCAAGCCATGTTATCAATTAGCTGGCTGGATTTGTACACATCTCTCAATTTTACTATTACGTTgaccaaaaagaaaagaaaagaaaaagaccaACTTGTAATGCCCAACGTCCAGTTCCAGTATTTATCGATCCCGTGAGGAAAAGCTTGGTTAAGGCAGAAAACAAAATCAACTTTCTGGGTGCAGTGCATGCCATCTCCACATTTTGTGGCAGCAATTACACTTTGGAGTAAGTTAAAATTCCATTCATCACTTGTACTACTACTGTTTTCGTTTCTACATTCTATATATTTTCATATCATATAAGTGCTTTCCTTTTATCGATCGATGCTGAATTATGAATTATTGTCTCCCAGCAAAATTTTATATGAATGTTTCACATAATTTTTGAAAGTCGATTTTAAACTATGTAAGTGCTAAGTAACTCGATCATCCTGCAggcatatatataattatagaTTTTATATCCTTATGACTATATATTGTGATTCTCTTACTAAAAAATTGTCTATTACATCATGCGGATTTTGCATTAGAATTTCCAGGAAACATGGTGGATAAATTCTATAAGACTTGCTTATTTTAAGTGTCAAGCATTTTTCTCTGATTTGTTCTGTTTGGTTAAGATATAGGCCTAAGatataaatcaaatcaaagAAAATGTTTATGAAGATAAAGAAAATCCTGTCATATGTTGATTAATTAAATTGATGATTTTCCAtgtattttatcaaattcagaTGGAGAGCTCTCCCTCGCCTACAATTCAGGCCAAATATGATCTTTTGAATGCACTACAAGATGATACATGCCATTCAATTGGACTGTTTGGAGAGAGGGGCTCTGGTAAAACAGCTCTAGTGAAAGCCGAGATACCCGAGTATCGGAAGATCTTTGATGCAGTTGTATTTGTCACTGTGAAACCATTAGATATCTGGAAGCTTCAACACCAAATTGCTCTCCAGTTCAGAATAAATATGGAGTCCGTTAAAAAACAAAGTGCAAGAGCATCAGTGATACATTCtgcaataaaaagtaaaaataaagcTCTTGTCATCTTTGATGATGTTTCCACAGGCACAGCTGACTTCAATCTACAAAACATTGGTATTCCTAATCCTAGTATGAAGTGCAAGATTCTTTTGATCACACATGACAAAAACTTCTGCAACATGATGAGATATTACTATTGGATTCCTATGCATCCCCTGCAGTCCTTCCCTTCCGGAAACTTTGGGTATTATTTCAACACTACAAAAGAGGCTTCTCAGAAACTTTTAGAGGCACTAAATGATGATAGCTGCTATGTAATTGGATTGTACGGGAAGAAGGGTTCCGGTAAAACATCATTGGTGAGAGCTGAGATTGACAAGTATAAAATGATTTTTGACAATGTTTTGTTTCCCACTGTGTCAAAAAATCAAGATATCTCAAGCATTCAAGAGGGAATTGCTAACAAGTTGGATAATGTTCATTTTGAAAGAGATGACAGTGATCGTGTAAGATTAATGAAAACAAATTCTGCATTTGATGCTATGGATGGAACTACTCTTGTCATCTTGGATGATTTCCCAACAATTTATAAACCGCAGGAACTTGGTATTCCTTATGGAGGGAAACAGTGCAAGGTTCTCTTGACCACACGTGATGAAGCAGATTGCATCTCGATGGAATGTGA
This is a stretch of genomic DNA from Lotus japonicus ecotype B-129 chromosome 1, LjGifu_v1.2. It encodes these proteins:
- the LOC130717799 gene encoding uncharacterized protein At4g04775-like, which codes for MDGSDLNGSTASSSRSRQRSWSAGSREKCECGLPLILYTAGTRINPSRRFLRCRNWHLPDTCDFFFWIDDPVEERQPRHVEADSDNFESGNLSNSVVPEPDLKKKMKKLKKKLECDTFQKNVARLIALISWIVSVLVFMYYKSFKG
- the LOC130728903 gene encoding probable disease resistance protein At1g62630: MESSPSPTIQAKYDLLNALQDDTCHSIGLFGERGSGKTALVKAEIPEYRKIFDAVVFVTVKPLDIWKLQHQIALQFRINMESVKKQSARASVIHSAIKSKNKALVIFDDVSTGTADFNLQNIGIPNPSMKCKILLITHDKNFCNMMRYYYWIPMHPLQSFPSGNFGYYFNTTKEASQKLLEALNDDSCYVIGLYGKKGSGKTSLVRAEIDKYKMIFDNVLFPTVSKNQDISSIQEGIANKLDNVHFERDDSDRVRLMKTNSAFDAMDGTTLVILDDFPTIYKPQELGIPYGGKQCKVLLTTRDEADCISMECDRSIFLKPLSDDEAWVLLQKLSGVNYRSTLLDVAQKVAFKCNGLPGLIKEVTSSLKKKSALEWEESLVSLSHSTARYQIFISFRGMDTRDDFTKPLYQGLCREGFVTFKDDESLEGGSPIEKLLDDIEESRFAIIILSKNYAESEWCLKELSKILECKDQEGKNQLVLPIFYEVTPTEVRHVINRYADAMAKHEKNGIDSKTIQAWKKALFDVCTLTGFEKPSDWTRDQFIGKIVNFACEHKHRLHIQSKYMN